AATTCCCGAATATAAAATACCTTGGGCCTGGTACCCAGCTCCGCCCGTAATTGCTCAGCCCGAAACATGCCCAGGAGCTGATTGACCTTGCTCCGAGGATCATCCAGGTCGCCGAAAATCCGCGCATTAGCCGGACAGGCTTCCACGCAGTAGGGGAGCTGGCCGTTTACCACCCGATGATGGCAGAAGGTGCATTTTTCCACCACGCCGGTGGGCCGAATCGAGGCATAAGTGGCATCCGGATCCGGGTTCTGAATCGGCCACCCCTTGGCGCCGACGCGTTGTACTGTTTCCGCGGGGGTTGAAGTACCGCCGGGAATTACCGCCGTATTATCACGCCATTCAGCATGCGGCCTGCGCCAGTTGTAGTGGATGACGCCATAAGGGCAGTTGACCATGCAGTACCGGCAACCAATGCATTTGCTGGGATCATGCATGGTAATCCCGCCCTCGGCCTTGTGCAGAGCCCTGGTCGGACAGCCCCGCACGCATGGTGCGTTTTCGCAGTGATTGCAAAGTGTTGGACGATAATGATACCGCACAAAGGGGAAACGACCCAGGGTCTCGGTCCTCTTCCCGGACCAGCGCACCCCCTCGGGCAGGTTGTTCTCATTCATACAGGCGATGATGCATCCTCCGCACCCCGTACACTGCTGCAAGTCTATAACCATAGCATATCGTGCCATTATATATACCTCCTAGGCCTTTTCGACTTTCAATCGGATGTGGCCGTAAAATGCCGTGGAACCGCTCAAACGGTCGTTATCGACCGGAATAATGTCGTTATTGTTTGCTCCCAAGGCCTCTTTGCCGAACACCTTGGCCGCGTAGCGTCCGTAGGCCCAGTGGCCCTGACCAAAGCACTTCGCTACTGTACCCGGCTGGGCGCCTTCCCACAGGGAGGCGGTGCAGACGATGCTGCCGACGGGCGTGGTCAGGCGGATCTTGTCTCCGGTCCTGATGCCCAGACGCTCGCCGTCAATGGGATTCAGTTTGGCTACGTCCTCATAGGACTTGTCACCGGGGTCCAGATCCTTGAGCTGCAGATACCAGGGACAATTGGAACTGCGGCCTTCCCGATTCAGGCGGGCCTTGTAATCAACGAACTTGAACGGATATTCCACCGGATCGCCCCACTCGTAGGGTTCCTCGTAATGTGGAATGAATGCCAAATCACCGCGTGCCAGATAGTTGCAGACCTCCATAACGTGATCCACGGTCGTATTGTGTTTTTCGGCGTGGCTTTCCAATGCATCTTTCAAGGTCTCGCTGTAGAACTCGAACTTGCCGGTCTTGGTGCCCATATTGCTCCAGCGAGCCCGGTAGGAATACGGATCGGAGTTCCAGACCCCGACCTCGACGAACTCCTCCCAACCGGAGAACTTGTCTCCGCCCTTGGACTGGGCCGGATCCCAGAAATGCTGCATACGGTGCTTGATGGCATACAGCTCAAATTCTTTATCGTTGGCGGGCGACTTGCCGGTTTCCGGGTCCACGATGGTCTGATAATAGCGCAACAGGTTGTCGAACCCACGTTGAGCAAGTTTTTCAGCAAGCAGCCAGGGAATCTCCGTCTCCATGCTCTTGGTGTCCCACAGCCGCTCGATGGCAGGCTGCATCAGGCTTACGGAGCGATAACCATTGCTGGAGTTGTCCAGCGTCCCCCAAGACTCGAACATGCAGTGGTTCACCGGCAGGACAATGTCGGCATAGAAACTCATTTCCGAGGCGTGGGTAGTCAGATGGGCAAAAAAATCGATTTTGGACATGGCCTGATCCCAACGACCGGTGCCTGGGCAGGAAAAGTTGAAGTTATTGAAGTAGCCCATGGCAACTTTGATTTCGTTGGGATCCTCATTGATGATGGCGTCGGCAACGTTGTTTGTATTCACACCGCCGCCGGACCTCCCGCTGGCCAGATTGGGCCACTCCAGACGACCACGCTGGTCGATCTTTTCCTTTTTCACGCCGACCTTTGCAATGTCGTCCATATAGTCGTCCAGAGAAGGAAACCCCTGATACGATCGGGAGTTGTAGCGTAGAACGCCGCCGATATTGTCACAGCCGCCCGTAAGTCCATTCAGGGCGTTGGCCGCCAGGACCCCGTAGGTCCCGCGGGGTTGCATGGCCGGACCGCCGCCGACCCATGAAATGCAGTTGGGGGCAGCCGCGGCAAAACCCAAGGCGACGCGCCGGATCTGATCCGCCGGAATGCCGCACAGCGGCTCAGCCCATTCTGGACTGGCGTCCTTCAAATACAGGTTCCACCATTTTGCCAGGCCGTGGGTATGTTCCTCCAGAAAGGTGTATTCATTAATCTCATGACCAGGTATGAACCTGTTCTCGCCGTCGAAAAAGTCACCGACAAACGGTTTGTGCCACATCCCCTCCACCAGGATGGTGTGAGCCATGGCCGAGGCCAGAGCACCGTCGTATCCCGGCTTGACCGGAAGCCATTCGTCACACTTGCTGCCCGTGCCGGAGAGTCGCGGCTCAACTGAAGCGATCCGAGCATTATCTAAAGCCCGCCCCCAGCTGTTCAGGTAAGAGGAGACGCCGCGATTGGCCACTAGAGGGTCAGCGCCCCAAATCAGCACATAGCGGGTGTTGGGAATGTCGTACTGCATGTAGGCCCACTGCCCCTCCTGGAAGTAGCGCATCTTTTCGGCTTCCGCGCAGATGGAGCTATGGGAGATGTTGTTGGGCGAGCCAATGATCTTAGGCAGACGGTCGTACAAAAGATCCCTCAGTTCGGTGTACCGACCGCGCATGAGCATAAACTTGTGGGTTTCATCTTTCTCACGCAGCTCCATGATCCGATCCGCCAGCATGTCCAAAGCCTCGTCCCAGGAGATGGGCACGAACCCCGGGTCTTCATTTCGGCCTTTTTTCGGATTGGTTCGTTTCATGGGCGACTTGACCCGGTCTGGATCATAGACCTGCTGCAAAGCCAGATGAGCCCTTGGACAGGAGTTGATGCCGTTGGTCTTGGAGTGAGGATTGCCACGAATTTTTACGGCCCTGCCATTGATTACGTAAACCTGTTTTGAGCACCAGGATGTACAGCCTACGCAGCAGCTGCTGACCCACTTGCCCTCGGCCAACGCGCCCTTGGCATGAGCTGTATCCGGAGCCAGGGCTCGGAGTGCGGGGCCGCCTGTAGCCAGCCCGGCGCAAGCCGCCGCAGCGCCTTTGACGAACGATCGCCGATTGATCACGCCTCCTTTGCCTTGCATTCCGTCAATGTCCAGTTCCTTCATGGCTCCTCCTTGAAGTTCATGAATTGGGAGATTTGATATTCTTTCACCAATTTAAAATCGCGAAAGGTTAGGTCCTTAATTGAACATAATCCTAGAATATCAATTCCCGTGCCATTAACATAAAAATACTTCAACATCTTGAAATTGTTAGTGCTTATATGGAATAAAATCATTAATTTCCCGGTTATTGCCGTTTCCCATCGCTCTGTCGTGTATTGAATCGAGACACGACACTCTTCGAATTATATTAATATAAAAAATTAAACCACTTAGTGTGCATCGATACTGTACACCTTGCCGTAGATGATCCAGTGCGCATCTGTCATGTATACTTGAACGAACCGTTTTTAAACTGATCAAGTACTTGAATAGCCGGATAAGGTGCATGGCGGTTGTCATAATGTTCCTGCAAGTCGGGCATGATAGTTGCTGTCACTAGTGTAGGTATTTTTGTTGAGAGCTCTCACCTGGGCTGACAATCAACGTGCCGATTCAAGCCGTCTGGGGACCAGTTGTCGATTCAATTCCAAGATTCACTGTCAACATTGGAAAAGAGGTGATGTCATGAGGAAAATCGTCATACTCGGCGCCGGAACCGGCGGCACGATGATGGCCAATCGGCTTTGCGAGAACCTGCGCACGGAAATCGACCAGAACAAGATCAGCGTGACCATCGTGGACGAGGACAGGAC
Above is a genomic segment from Desulfonatronum thiosulfatophilum containing:
- a CDS encoding molybdopterin-dependent oxidoreductase, which produces MKELDIDGMQGKGGVINRRSFVKGAAAACAGLATGGPALRALAPDTAHAKGALAEGKWVSSCCVGCTSWCSKQVYVINGRAVKIRGNPHSKTNGINSCPRAHLALQQVYDPDRVKSPMKRTNPKKGRNEDPGFVPISWDEALDMLADRIMELREKDETHKFMLMRGRYTELRDLLYDRLPKIIGSPNNISHSSICAEAEKMRYFQEGQWAYMQYDIPNTRYVLIWGADPLVANRGVSSYLNSWGRALDNARIASVEPRLSGTGSKCDEWLPVKPGYDGALASAMAHTILVEGMWHKPFVGDFFDGENRFIPGHEINEYTFLEEHTHGLAKWWNLYLKDASPEWAEPLCGIPADQIRRVALGFAAAAPNCISWVGGGPAMQPRGTYGVLAANALNGLTGGCDNIGGVLRYNSRSYQGFPSLDDYMDDIAKVGVKKEKIDQRGRLEWPNLASGRSGGGVNTNNVADAIINEDPNEIKVAMGYFNNFNFSCPGTGRWDQAMSKIDFFAHLTTHASEMSFYADIVLPVNHCMFESWGTLDNSSNGYRSVSLMQPAIERLWDTKSMETEIPWLLAEKLAQRGFDNLLRYYQTIVDPETGKSPANDKEFELYAIKHRMQHFWDPAQSKGGDKFSGWEEFVEVGVWNSDPYSYRARWSNMGTKTGKFEFYSETLKDALESHAEKHNTTVDHVMEVCNYLARGDLAFIPHYEEPYEWGDPVEYPFKFVDYKARLNREGRSSNCPWYLQLKDLDPGDKSYEDVAKLNPIDGERLGIRTGDKIRLTTPVGSIVCTASLWEGAQPGTVAKCFGQGHWAYGRYAAKVFGKEALGANNNDIIPVDNDRLSGSTAFYGHIRLKVEKA
- a CDS encoding 4Fe-4S dicluster domain-containing protein; this encodes MARYAMVIDLQQCTGCGGCIIACMNENNLPEGVRWSGKRTETLGRFPFVRYHYRPTLCNHCENAPCVRGCPTRALHKAEGGITMHDPSKCIGCRYCMVNCPYGVIHYNWRRPHAEWRDNTAVIPGGTSTPAETVQRVGAKGWPIQNPDPDATYASIRPTGVVEKCTFCHHRVVNGQLPYCVEACPANARIFGDLDDPRSKVNQLLGMFRAEQLRAELGTRPKVFYIREFCPCAYEPGKGMVQADDVKQALA